A portion of the Candidatus Latescibacter sp. genome contains these proteins:
- a CDS encoding Gfo/Idh/MocA family oxidoreductase has product MKKRFAIVGCGNIAKKHVQVIENHLENAEIVAFQDIIPQRARAFAEKHNARAYSSVDAMMDDRGDSIDIINILTPSGDHYKKVLELVRYGKPLVVEKPIALRLDEADQIIQECDRYGVRLFVVHQNRYNLPIIKAREALEQGRFGKMVLGTVRVRWKRDQAYYDSAAWRGTWTYDGGVLTNQASHHIDMLTWFMGSVESVQAMISTRLVTIECEDTGAALFRFESGALGIIEATTAARPKDLEGSISILGEKGSVVIGGFYMNKLETWEFTDHQPIDDVIFEKYGTNPDIPGYNLGEYLKGVISALETRKAALVDGIEARKSLELISAMYESVETGREVNLRFKPKQCRLGIG; this is encoded by the coding sequence ATGAAAAAGAGATTCGCCATAGTCGGCTGCGGCAATATCGCCAAAAAACATGTGCAAGTCATTGAAAATCATCTGGAGAACGCGGAAATCGTTGCATTCCAGGACATCATTCCCCAAAGAGCCCGCGCTTTTGCCGAAAAACACAATGCCCGCGCCTATTCCTCAGTGGATGCGATGATGGATGACAGGGGAGACAGCATCGATATCATCAACATTCTTACCCCCAGCGGTGACCACTATAAAAAGGTTTTGGAACTGGTGCGATACGGCAAACCCCTGGTTGTGGAGAAACCGATCGCTCTCCGTCTCGACGAAGCCGATCAGATCATCCAGGAATGCGACAGATATGGAGTCAGACTGTTCGTGGTGCACCAGAACCGTTACAATCTTCCCATTATCAAAGCCCGCGAGGCGCTGGAGCAGGGAAGGTTTGGAAAAATGGTGCTGGGTACTGTCCGGGTACGGTGGAAACGCGACCAGGCCTACTATGACTCGGCCGCCTGGCGGGGCACCTGGACGTATGACGGGGGGGTATTGACCAACCAGGCGAGCCACCACATAGATATGCTTACGTGGTTTATGGGGAGTGTTGAAAGCGTACAGGCCATGATCTCCACCCGTCTGGTCACAATCGAATGCGAAGATACAGGGGCCGCCCTCTTCCGGTTCGAAAGCGGCGCCCTCGGTATTATCGAGGCTACCACCGCTGCCCGTCCGAAAGACCTGGAAGGCTCCATCAGCATTCTTGGGGAAAAGGGAAGCGTGGTCATCGGGGGTTTTTACATGAACAAGCTGGAAACCTGGGAATTCACAGACCATCAGCCTATAGACGATGTAATATTTGAAAAATACGGTACAAACCCTGATATTCCCGGATACAATCTCGGAGAATACCTGAAAGGGGTCATCAGTGCGCTGGAAACCCGTAAGGCCGCCCTGGTCGACGGTATCGAGGCCCGTAAATCACTTGAACTGATCAGCGCCATGTATGAATCGGTGGAGACCGGCCGCGAGGTGAATTTAAGGTTTAAACCCAAACAGTGCCGTCTCGGAATTGGATAG
- a CDS encoding DegT/DnrJ/EryC1/StrS family aminotransferase, which translates to MNIPLVDLKAQYLGIRKEMDSAISEVLSSTAFIGGRFVENFEKAFAGYCQTKHCVGVGNGTDALFIALKALGVGHGDEVITVANSFIATSEAVSMTGAKVVFVDINPRTYNIDVNKIEEKITSHTRAILPVHLYGQPADMDPILSLANKHGLKVVGDAAQAHGAMYKGRPIASCADLTCFSFYPGKNLGAYGDAGAVATNDDALADRVRMIANHGRLDKYNHLLEGVNSRLDGIQAAVLCTKLPHLVDWTESRRRNASTYNRCLKGLQVVTPQEIDDVRAVYHLFVVRIDSKVRRPLQDFLKERGISTGIHYPIALPYLKAYGYLNLSEQDFPEALKASGEILSLPMYPELEESQIAYIGESMRAFGL; encoded by the coding sequence ATGAATATCCCTTTGGTCGATTTAAAAGCTCAATATCTCGGCATTCGGAAAGAAATGGACTCTGCCATCTCGGAGGTTCTGTCCTCGACAGCTTTCATCGGCGGCAGGTTCGTAGAAAATTTTGAGAAGGCTTTTGCCGGCTATTGCCAAACGAAACACTGCGTAGGGGTCGGGAACGGCACTGACGCTCTGTTCATTGCTCTCAAAGCCCTTGGAGTCGGCCACGGGGATGAGGTCATTACCGTTGCAAACAGCTTTATTGCAACTTCGGAAGCGGTTTCCATGACCGGAGCCAAGGTTGTATTCGTAGATATAAATCCACGGACTTATAACATAGATGTGAACAAAATCGAAGAAAAGATTACAAGCCATACCAGAGCTATTCTACCGGTTCACCTCTACGGGCAGCCGGCGGATATGGATCCTATTCTGTCTCTTGCTAACAAGCACGGTCTGAAAGTGGTCGGGGATGCGGCTCAGGCGCACGGCGCCATGTATAAAGGCCGTCCCATCGCCTCCTGCGCCGATCTGACCTGTTTCAGCTTCTATCCGGGGAAAAACCTGGGCGCGTACGGCGATGCCGGAGCTGTGGCCACGAACGACGACGCTTTGGCGGACCGGGTACGCATGATCGCCAATCATGGGCGGCTCGACAAATACAATCATCTGCTTGAGGGTGTGAACAGCCGCCTGGACGGTATCCAGGCCGCCGTACTATGCACCAAGCTTCCGCATCTGGTGGACTGGACCGAAAGCCGCCGCCGGAATGCCTCTACCTACAACCGTTGCCTTAAGGGGCTTCAGGTGGTCACTCCGCAGGAGATAGACGATGTCCGCGCGGTATATCACCTGTTTGTAGTGAGGATCGATTCCAAGGTGCGTCGGCCTCTTCAGGATTTTCTCAAAGAACGGGGAATCTCCACAGGCATTCACTACCCCATCGCGCTGCCGTATCTGAAAGCTTATGGTTATCTGAATCTCAGCGAGCAGGATTTTCCCGAAGCTTTGAAAGCGTCCGGCGAGATCCTTTCCCTGCCGATGTATCCGGAACTGGAGGAATCTCAGATAGCGTATATCGGGGAAAGCATGAGAGCATTCGGGCTGTAA